TTTAGATTGTATGGCTATCCCAATCAGTTGCCTCAAAAGAAAACCAAGCAAAGCGCCTCAGTCAAGAAACAACAATGGGTTCTTAAAGGCATTGCCTTAATTTCTCACACTCCCCTGCGAGTATCATCAAAAGAAGATTGGTATTTTGATAGCGGCTGCTCAAAACACATGACAGGTACAAGAAATCTGTTAATAGATGTCAATCCTCATTCCTCTAACTATGTCACGTTTGGTGATGGAGGAAAAGGACAAATCCAAGGGATTGGAACTCTAGAATATCCTAAAGGTCCAAATCTAAACAATGTTCTTCTGGTAAAAGGACTAACTGTGAATCTAATTAGCATCAGTCAACTGTGTGACCAAGGCTTCAATGTCAGATTCACCAAGAATGAATGCATTGTCACAAATGAAGACCATATGGAAGTCATGAGGGGCTCTAGGTCTAAAGAAAACTGCTACTTATGGGAACCTAGTATTTTAAACTGTTCCTCTAAAGACTCCATGACCAAGGAAGATATCGAGGAAAATCAACAAGAAAGATCAGTTAAAAATATAGCTGAAAATTTGAGAGAAGAATCGGATAAAGAAACATCTGCCAGCGATCTCACGGCCAGAGAACTTGCTATTATTCTCTCTAAAAACTATCTAAGGAATGAGAGACTATATGCAAGAATGTTAGGGGATAGAAGTACTTACACTCTCCTTCAAGAAGAAAACATAAGCCTTCGGTCAAACATTGATGCTCTGAAAGAGAAGTTGTTGAACAAATCTCATAACAAGGATAAAGAAGTAAGAAATCAGACTTACTTGATGGAACAGACGATGCCTAATCATAAGATGCAACATAAAAGGCAACATCAAGAAAGGAGAAAATATTTCCCATATAAGAGATGCTATCAATGTGGCAGGACAGATCACTTGAAGTCCACATGTCCTGAAGCTCATGCTCTTACCAGAAGGATGATGTATCAACAGAGAAATACCTTAAAAGCTGAACCATATCTCCTCGAGCTAAGTGATGAAACTGAGCATCCAAGTTTAAATACAAAGATTtcaggaagaaaaataaaatgtgtAAAAAGTAGAAGACCGTATCAAACTTCTAAAACTTGGTATGAAAGAAAAGCTGGAAATGGATACGAAGAAGAGATATTCAAAACCTTCTTTATAAAAATTGAAGGTAAAAAACTAATGATGTCTGAATACAATGTCActcagaatgtcatgacattgtaCTATGAGAGGGGTACTAATGTGTCAAAGAAGACCACCCAACTCATCGAAACCAAGCACATGGATACAACATGTCTCTCTCCCAGGAACCTTGCAGCTTACAAAGTTTTTATCATGAAGCATGAAACTTCTAAGCTACCAAGTGGAGACATCCTTTCTGAGAATCTAAGCACTCTTCAAATTGAAATCTTGATGAACAAATTAGGTATTTACTCCTATGAAGTGTTATAGCAATTACAGTGTCTAGGGAACTATTTTTTGTACAAAGAAAATAACTCAGATTTAATGATTGGTCAAAATTTAAATTCCCCCTCCAAGTACAACCCTTTCCTCTATTCCTTCATTCCCACTTCGCTGGTCTCTTACACTTCTCTCATCTCTCATCCGACAACAAAAATAACCAGACATTTAGATCGTCTCCAACATCTTCCTCAATGTCTCAACAATCTATTCCTCAGTCTTCGTCAAAAATGACCACTTATGCTGCTCATGAACAAGACGCTTCCAATGCTCCCATTAACCCTAGTGAGATTATTGAAGTCACTCCTTTGCAGATGGTAACCCTTTTCGATCTCATAACAAAACGACCCAGAACAATGCATGCACGAAGAACCATAGAGACTACAAGAAGACCTAGGAATCCCAACTCTGGTCAGATTTCTCAATCGTCTGTCCCTTCCTCTAGGGAAGAGCCAACCAAAGAAGGCTCAAGGTATAATCACAACGCTATTGTCAAAATTGTTACCGAAATCCTAAATGAGGACAATGTTTCATCCAAGATCCCTGGTCCTAAGAATCCCGTGCTTCCTAAGTCAAATGTCATTGGGCATGTTAGTGACACCGCTGGCACCTATGTCCCAACAAATGATGAAATTAATGAGAATGTGCATGTGAGTGACAAGAAAAGAAATGATGTTAGTATTGATCACATTGAAATTCCTGATGGTGTTGGACACAATGAAGAGATCCCCAGCAATGTTTCTACTAACACCTGTGTAAATCACTCTGAAAAGGGCCATGCTAAAGAAAAAGAACCAGAGAAAACTCAGACTGACAAGGTAATCAACCTTGATGATCTCTCTGACGATGACCTGGTTGCTTCCATCAATCCAAGCATAGCCAGAAGGCTAATGAGGAGGGAAGGAAAGCAAGATGTAGCTGAGGTCTCTCTGAAAAAGAAGGCAGGGGCCAAGTCCGTTTCTGTTGGACCAAAGAAGGTATGGAGCAAAGTGGTGCCTAAGAAGAGAAAGGCCAGAAGCATTTCTGAGAATGAGTCAGATTCTGATGTTGCTGTGGATGTCAATGACATTCATCCCAAGAAGAAGGTCTCTACTAGCAAGCTGGCTGCCAGTGTTCCTGAAGTACCTATTGATAACATTTCATTTCACTATCCCTCCAGTGTACTCAGATGGAAATTTATCTATCAGAAGAGACTGGCCTTAGAGAGATAACTTGCTCATAATGCTCTTGAGTATGAAGAGATTATGAATCTTATTCATGAGGATGGACTAATGAAGACTGTGACTCAACTCTCTAAGTGTTATGAAGTCATGGTGAAGGAGTTCATTGTGAATCTACATGAAGACTGTGGCAATAAGGAAACTGAGGAGTATTTAAAAGTGTTTGCCAGAGGAAAATGTATTAACTTCTCACCCACTGTGATCaacaaatttctggaaaggtcAAATGAAGCTCAGCCAGAGCTGGAAGTGTTTGATAATCAAATGTGCAAAGAGATTACTGTTGGCCAAGTGAAGACATGGCCTGTCAAAGGTAAGTTGACTGTGAGCAAACTAAGTGTGAAGTATGCTGTACTTCACAGGATTGGAGCTGCCAACTGGGTGCTAACTTAACACAAGTCTACAATCTCTGCTCTCCTAGGTAAATTCATCTTTGCTATTGGTACTAAGTCCAAAGCTGATTATGGTACTTATATTTTTAAGCAAACCTTAAAGCATGCTGGTAGCTATAGTGTCAAAGGTCCCATTGCCTTCCCTTCCCTTATAAACAATTTCCTAATATTTTAACTGACAAAGATTCTGTGTGCAAAAGAGCAAGTCCTTTAATTTTTCATCATAAGCTCTTCCAAGGAACTCATGTTCATGATGTTAACACAACTTCGGCTGGACCATCAAAAGAGAGCACAATTATGAGTAAAACTGCCATGAATGCTATGCTCCGAGAGACCTGTAAGGATTTGGAGTCCAGAAAATTGGCTTTGAAAGATTAATCAGCTCTCTGGAAACGAGTGAAAATGCTAAATCTGCATATACTGCTGAGGAGGAACagggtgaagatgatgatggttcAGACAATCAGATTGAGAAAGAAGCCAGTCCTGATGATGGCACTGATAACAGTGTAGAACTCAGTAGCTCTGAGTCTGAAGACTAAAGCAAATGTGTATGGTAATCTTCCCTAGCATTGTTTTTTTCCAGAGAATACTTTGGCAACATTTCtggtaaaaagggggagtaatgatATGGTTGGTTGAGACTGTAATGATGGTTTTGTTTTGGTACTGTGTTTGTGTATTCGGGATGAATCTTTAGCTAACTGGTATGTACTGGTAAGCTGGTAAGCTACTTTTAATTCCACAATCTTCTTTATTTGTGTGTTTGTTCTCTGCTGCAAAGAATCTCTGATATCATGGTAACAGAATGTTTtaaccaaaaatttgccaaagggggagattgaaggtgttttaaATTGGCGGTATTTTGTAATAAAACATTCCTGGTGTATGTACGTGGAATTATGCAGGATCGTATGTTTATGGATGTCATGCTTGATGTCTTGACATTGGAATCTGACAGAAGTAGCTGTCATCTTTTAGTTGTGAGGTTTCCTTTTTTATCTCAGGTCTctttaggaaactatatattgtgCGATGTTTGTTTTGTGCTAAAATCGATTGAATCACAAAGTATGTGATCATCCTGATAATATGGAAATTAGGTTTACATgggtaaccctaatttatgtatgAAAGGCCCATGGCCCAAGTCCTTCTGCCAGCTGACTATATATTGATTGCAAATCCTACTTTCAGAAGCAGAGTTTTGTGCATGAAATATTATTAAACTCTCTGTGTTTCCATCGTGTGTGTTTCTTGTgatccaaacaatcatcatgttGATAATTGTTGTGGAGTAGTTTGTCTGTGACTGTGGattgtgaagaactgttgttctgttTTGTTacttgtgatccacgctattatctttgatgattgcgttggaattagtttgtgtttttgttgtgtcactctaagcttttaagcacgagtgtgtgactcttgattgaagcttttaagcagatcaatgtgtgtttttgaagtgtgtcttctatctgtaattgtttattgtgtatgtgtaatcactgttgtgattgagtggaatggagatattccatatctaggtagattctaggtagaagggtcattgggtagtgattaagtgataagttgtaaacgggggagtttagctttgaattgatactactgatagtggacttcattcctggcttggtagcccccagagtaggttgtttgaaccgaactgggtaaggAATTTTCTAATTAACAAGTGTTTTCAAAAGTGATGAGATCTCTAACCTTAAGATTTGATTTCATAGTGGTGTAATTTCAAGAATCCAAAGACTTGAAGACCAAGAAAATAGAGGAACTAAAAAGTTCATTTAAAGCTACTGAAGTCATAGTGATTGCTAAAGTAACTAAGAGGTTAGTTCAGCAAGCTCTGCAAGATCAAATGATGAAGAAAGATGCACATGAAAGGAAGTTAAATAATAATAGGCAAATAATGCTTCAATAGTGGATGTTGGTCAAACAATGGAAAATCAAAAGTTGATGATAAAGTCAGATTCTCCAAGAGAAAAGGAGGTTCTAGCCCGAATCAATCAAAGAAGAAGGAATTTGATAAAAGAAACGTGCAATGCTATAATTGTGAAAATTTTGGACATTTTTCTCATGAATGTTGGAACAATAAATAAGGAAATAAGTGATGAACAGGCACAAATAACTCATGATGATGACTATGAATTCAAGGTAGTTTTTCATATTGCCACAACATGTGAAGGAACCATTTTGTGTGAATTATGGTATCTTAACCTAGGGTGATCCAATCACATGATTGTATACGAGGAATGGATCACAAACCTTGATACGAGAAAGAAGACCagtgttaaacttgcaaatagcAATTTACCTTAGAAAGCATATATCTCATTGTAATTAAAGAGAGGATATGAATAAAGAAAGTGTTTGAAACCTACTATGTGTACATGGGATTATGTTTACCTACTAAGTATAGGGCAACTGGTTAAAAATGGCTTTCCAATTACCATTAATGGTAATGCACTGCAACCGTTTGATCCACACAAGAAGTTGGTTATTAAGTCaaacttataaaataataaaacattctAATGCAACATTTAGATTAGAAAGGATGTGTGCATGTCACACATTGATGAACATGATTGGATATATCATATGTGGTATGGTGATCTAAATTATAGAAGACAAAGTGATTTGAGAACTAATAATTTTGTGTAATTCCTTTATAAACCTAATCCATACACAATGATATGTGATACTTGTTTGAGAGGCAAGCAAAGAATGTTGGCTTTTGCATCAAACATGCCTAAGAGATCAAACGATGCACTAAAGGTGGTATATTCTGATATATGTGGCACTTTTTAAGTATCATCACTAGATGAGAGCAAgtatttcatctattttgttGATAAATGTGCCAAAATATTATGGTTGTATACCGTCAAGTTCAAAAGGGAAGTCCTTGAAGTGTTAAAGAAGTTCAAAACCTTTATTGAGCCGGGAGTGAGAAAGAAATAAAGGTTTTGATAACTAATGGTGGTAAAGAGTTTACCTCAAAT
This genomic stretch from Vicia villosa cultivar HV-30 ecotype Madison, WI unplaced genomic scaffold, Vvil1.0 ctg.000860F_1_1, whole genome shotgun sequence harbors:
- the LOC131631746 gene encoding uncharacterized protein LOC131631746, producing the protein MTTYAAHEQDASNAPINPSEIIEVTPLQMVTLFDLITKRPRTMHARRTIETTRRPRNPNSGQISQSSVPSSREEPTKEGSRYNHNAIVKIVTEILNEDNVSSKIPGPKNPVLPKSNVIGHVSDTAGTYVPTNDEINENVHVSDKKRNDVSIDHIEIPDGVGHNEEIPSNVSTNTCVNHSEKGHAKEKEPEKTQTDKVINLDDLSDDDLVASINPSIARRLMRREGKQDVAEVSLKKKAGAKSVSVGPKKVWSKVVPKKRKARSISENESDSDVAVDVNDIHPKKKVSTSKLAASVPEVPIDNISFHYPSSTVTQLSKCYEVMVKEFIVNLHEDCGNKETEEYLKVFARGKCINFSPTVINKFLERSNEAQPELEVFDNQMCKEITVGQVKTWPVKGKFIFAIGTKSKADYGTYIFKQTLKHAGSYSVKGFGVQKIGFERLISSLETSENAKSAYTAEEEQGEDDDGSDNQIEKEASPDDGTDNSVELSSSESED